The proteins below are encoded in one region of Paralysiella testudinis:
- a CDS encoding transposase translates to MVALYHSKHFTSASQMAAYLGLVPKKRESGKHKGKAMLSKRGSSVIRAKLYMAAVVAKTWNPDINAHYRRLKARNKTEMQTIGAAMRRLVQICFGVLKHQCEYQAKITIAA, encoded by the coding sequence ATGGTTGCGCTCTATCATAGCAAACATTTTACCTCCGCCTCGCAAATGGCTGCCTATTTGGGATTGGTGCCGAAAAAACGGGAATCCGGCAAACACAAAGGCAAAGCCATGCTTTCCAAGCGGGGCAGTTCGGTCATACGAGCTAAGTTGTATATGGCTGCGGTGGTTGCAAAAACGTGGAATCCGGATATTAACGCGCATTACCGCAGACTGAAAGCCAGAAACAAAACGGAAATGCAGACCATCGGCGCAGCGATGCGCCGCTTGGTACAGATTTGCTTTGGTGTGTTGAAGCACCAATGCGAATATCAGGCCAAAATAACCATTGCGGCTTGA
- a CDS encoding ABC transporter permease yields the protein MSPKPRSQHQHNTTPQAHLRGLGIGRWFKNVWQLSRKELQSLLGDVTLMALVAVVFSVVVYSVATGITSEVKNASVAVLDGDRSALSYRIRDALQPPYFQTPVVIAREDVDALMDKGDYVFVLDIPPNFEADVLAGRAPQIQVLADATAMTLAGMGSGYINQIVQQEVAAFTHSGSLEAALPIKPVVSVWFNPNGETPWFTAMMQVLASTTLLSMIVAGAAVIREREHGTIEHLLVMPVRASEIAMAKILTNSAVIALAAWLSLRLVVMAWLQIPINGSIALFMVGTVLYLFSMTSLGVWLATLTPNMPQFGLLCLPIYMVTRLLSGADAPLEAMPQWIQQATQFSPVTQYAKFSQDVLFRSAEVAIVWPQLAAMTAMGAVFLTLALLRFRSMLARQG from the coding sequence ATGAGCCCAAAGCCGCGTTCACAACATCAACATAACACTACCCCACAGGCACATTTGCGTGGGCTCGGCATTGGGCGCTGGTTTAAAAACGTGTGGCAGCTCAGCCGCAAAGAGCTGCAAAGCCTGCTGGGCGACGTTACCTTAATGGCGCTGGTGGCGGTGGTGTTTTCGGTGGTGGTGTATTCGGTGGCCACCGGCATCACCAGCGAGGTTAAAAATGCCTCGGTGGCGGTGCTCGATGGTGACCGCTCCGCTTTGTCGTACCGCATCCGCGATGCTTTGCAGCCGCCGTATTTCCAAACCCCGGTGGTGATTGCGCGCGAAGACGTGGATGCCTTGATGGACAAGGGCGATTATGTGTTTGTGTTGGATATTCCGCCCAATTTCGAGGCCGATGTGTTGGCCGGGCGTGCGCCGCAAATCCAAGTGCTGGCCGATGCCACCGCGATGACGCTGGCGGGCATGGGCAGCGGCTACATCAACCAGATTGTGCAGCAGGAAGTGGCCGCCTTCACCCACAGTGGCTCACTAGAAGCAGCCCTGCCAATCAAGCCGGTGGTGAGTGTGTGGTTCAATCCTAATGGCGAAACGCCGTGGTTCACCGCCATGATGCAGGTGCTGGCCAGCACCACTTTATTGTCGATGATTGTGGCCGGCGCGGCGGTGATTCGCGAACGCGAACACGGCACCATCGAGCATTTGCTGGTGATGCCGGTGCGCGCCAGCGAAATTGCCATGGCCAAAATCCTCACCAACAGCGCGGTGATTGCGCTGGCGGCGTGGTTGTCGCTGCGGCTGGTGGTGATGGCGTGGCTGCAAATTCCGATTAACGGCTCGATTGCGCTGTTTATGGTAGGCACGGTGCTGTATTTGTTTTCGATGACGTCTTTAGGGGTGTGGCTGGCCACGCTCACCCCGAATATGCCGCAATTCGGCCTGCTGTGCCTGCCGATTTATATGGTTACCCGCCTGCTTTCCGGCGCCGATGCGCCGCTGGAAGCCATGCCGCAGTGGATACAGCAAGCCACCCAATTTTCTCCGGTAACCCAATATGCCAAGTTCAGCCAAGATGTGTTATTCCGCAGCGCCGAAGTGGCGATTGTGTGGCCGCAACTGGCCGCCATGACCGCCATGGGCGCAGTATTCCTTACCTTGGCGCTGTTGCGCTTTCGCAGTATGTTGGCGCGGCAGGGCTAG
- a CDS encoding IS110 family transposase, with protein MMNFQVLGIDISKNKLDCALIRDIGSSKIKTKALPNHLQGFNQLTEWLYKNIGEDLSLLKIFMEATGVYHEALAEYLHNKGIAVYLLNPADSAHYAKYDSLHKTDKADSQSLARAGIDRLMHHKVRQWQPAAPHIKRLNALLARLDALQSDLQREDNRMEKAGFSAVPEAVSQSISTMQTNLKQQISTITQEIEQHIDRHPDLKKTVLYCAAYPV; from the coding sequence ATGATGAACTTCCAAGTATTGGGCATCGACATCAGCAAAAACAAATTAGATTGTGCTCTTATCCGCGACATTGGCAGCAGTAAAATCAAAACCAAAGCATTGCCAAACCACCTCCAAGGCTTTAACCAACTGACAGAATGGCTGTATAAAAACATCGGTGAAGACTTAAGCCTACTCAAAATTTTCATGGAAGCCACCGGCGTTTACCACGAAGCATTGGCAGAGTACCTGCATAACAAAGGCATCGCCGTTTATCTGCTTAATCCTGCCGACAGTGCCCATTATGCCAAATACGACAGCTTGCACAAAACCGATAAGGCTGATAGCCAGTCACTGGCCAGAGCCGGTATTGACCGCCTCATGCACCACAAAGTACGCCAATGGCAGCCTGCTGCACCCCACATCAAGCGGCTCAACGCACTACTAGCCCGTCTAGATGCGCTGCAAAGCGATCTGCAGCGTGAAGACAACCGCATGGAGAAAGCCGGATTCAGCGCTGTTCCCGAAGCGGTCAGCCAGTCCATCAGCACCATGCAGACCAATTTGAAGCAGCAGATCAGCACCATCACACAGGAAATCGAACAACATATTGACCGGCATCCTGATTTGAAAAAGACCGTGCTTTACTGCGCAGCATACCCGGTGTAG
- a CDS encoding efflux transporter outer membrane subunit: MKYAFAIRLFAIGSLAACAHQQIDVEPQVALPDQFSHTAAAQGSAEMAQWWRAWPDPLLRQLVEQGLAANRDLAATRAKLTAARATAATARADLGPQAAIMGSVGAHNVQLDNPLGSDVRQSLAALNTPLSEDSQRLSGHNSRLGFSASWEPDIFGAKRSDADAANYAALGEAEKWHGAQMLLATDIADHYLQVRALQQRIRSGQNSIATLQQLHRYSQGRFNAGQASDYDVRDIAAKVSALQAQQATLQAQADAHTRILAVLTGQTPQNFTLPAAGTDILANLPAAPSGQQPVQVLERRPDVRANRAAVQAYSAKLASARADLLPRFDIQFVWQTGRIRLDSDLPAMKGLGGLVSAGVTLPIFTAGRIQRNIDAADARLSAALAQYDHSILNALAEVDSSYQLQYSLHRQNRWLADAAAQAQQQATGADKLFRYGHLTLDRSLSARLNAEDLAERQIQGRLAEAQNLLNIYKALGGGWDGQDAEPAFRQPVKD; encoded by the coding sequence ATGAAATACGCGTTTGCCATCCGTTTATTCGCCATCGGCTCATTGGCCGCTTGTGCACACCAACAAATAGACGTAGAGCCGCAAGTGGCGCTGCCGGATCAATTCAGCCACACCGCTGCAGCGCAAGGCAGCGCCGAAATGGCGCAATGGTGGCGTGCATGGCCGGATCCATTGCTGAGGCAATTGGTAGAGCAGGGCTTGGCGGCCAACCGCGATTTGGCCGCCACCCGCGCCAAGCTCACCGCCGCGCGCGCCACCGCCGCCACCGCGCGTGCAGACTTGGGCCCGCAAGCGGCGATTATGGGCAGCGTAGGCGCACACAATGTGCAATTGGACAACCCGCTTGGCAGCGACGTGCGCCAAAGCTTGGCGGCGTTGAATACCCCGCTGAGTGAAGACAGCCAGCGGCTAAGCGGGCACAACAGCCGCCTCGGTTTTTCCGCCAGCTGGGAGCCGGATATTTTCGGTGCCAAACGCAGCGATGCCGACGCCGCCAATTATGCCGCGCTGGGCGAAGCTGAAAAATGGCACGGTGCGCAAATGCTGCTGGCCACCGATATTGCCGACCACTATTTACAAGTACGCGCCTTGCAACAGCGCATCCGCAGCGGCCAAAACAGCATCGCTACCTTGCAACAGCTGCACCGCTACAGCCAAGGGCGCTTTAATGCTGGGCAGGCCAGCGACTACGATGTGCGCGACATTGCCGCCAAAGTGAGCGCACTGCAAGCACAGCAAGCCACCTTGCAAGCGCAAGCCGATGCCCACACCCGCATACTGGCCGTGCTCACCGGCCAAACCCCGCAAAACTTCACCTTGCCCGCTGCCGGCACCGATATACTTGCCAATCTGCCTGCCGCGCCCAGCGGCCAACAGCCGGTGCAAGTGCTGGAGCGCCGCCCCGATGTACGTGCCAACCGCGCCGCGGTGCAAGCCTATAGCGCCAAACTGGCCAGTGCCCGCGCCGACTTGTTGCCGCGCTTCGATATCCAATTTGTGTGGCAAACCGGCCGCATCCGCTTAGACAGCGACTTGCCCGCCATGAAAGGCTTGGGCGGCTTGGTGAGCGCCGGGGTAACGCTGCCGATTTTTACCGCCGGGCGCATCCAGCGCAATATCGACGCCGCCGATGCCCGTTTAAGTGCGGCATTGGCGCAATACGACCACAGCATCCTCAACGCCTTGGCCGAAGTAGACAGCAGCTATCAATTGCAATATAGCCTACACCGCCAAAACCGCTGGCTGGCCGATGCGGCAGCACAAGCGCAACAACAAGCCACCGGCGCCGATAAACTATTCCGCTACGGCCACCTCACTTTGGATCGCAGCTTAAGCGCCCGCCTAAACGCCGAAGACTTGGCCGAGCGCCAAATCCAAGGCCGCCTGGCCGAAGCGCAAAACCTGCTCAATATCTACAAAGCTTTGGGCGGCGGCTGGGATGGCCAAGATGCAGAGCCTGCTTTCAGGCAGCCTGTGAAGGATTGA